A stretch of the Desulfobacter sp. genome encodes the following:
- a CDS encoding DUF4338 domain-containing protein: MITIPKPVTRFGSRSITEQELEHIKQTIDMFGNLSVKELTHTICEHLNWRTPSGTNKWDACAKMLRAFEKKGEFKLPAKRLRSKPKPKSIVHSKKTDPSALLSCDLKELDQICLTEADTREQKELWNEYTDRYHYLGYKKPFGYRIRYFITSGDRILGCLLFSGAAKTLARRDRWIGWSSSQREQTLPWVINNSRFLIFPWVRIKNLASHVLGKADARVAKDWKRKWGFSPVLMETFVDPAHYPGTCYLAANWKYIGMTTGKGRVRNHASYKTSPKKIFVHPLTRQFSTRLCLGLDTPRPDLPFAGHRA, translated from the coding sequence ATGATCACCATCCCAAAACCAGTGACCAGGTTCGGCAGCCGAAGCATTACAGAACAAGAACTTGAACATATAAAACAAACCATTGATATGTTCGGCAACTTAAGCGTAAAAGAACTGACCCATACCATTTGCGAACACCTGAACTGGCGGACACCTTCGGGCACAAACAAATGGGATGCCTGCGCAAAAATGCTAAGAGCCTTTGAAAAAAAAGGTGAATTTAAACTGCCTGCCAAACGCTTACGATCAAAACCAAAACCCAAAAGCATTGTCCATTCAAAAAAAACAGATCCCAGTGCCCTGCTCTCCTGCGACCTGAAAGAACTTGATCAAATCTGCCTGACAGAGGCTGACACCCGTGAACAAAAAGAACTCTGGAACGAGTATACCGACCGATACCATTATCTGGGATATAAAAAGCCCTTTGGCTACAGAATCCGTTATTTTATCACCTCCGGGGACAGAATTTTAGGCTGCCTGCTGTTTTCAGGCGCAGCAAAAACCTTGGCCCGGCGGGACAGATGGATCGGCTGGTCTTCATCGCAAAGGGAGCAGACCCTGCCATGGGTGATCAATAACTCCCGGTTTTTAATTTTTCCCTGGGTACGGATCAAAAATCTGGCCTCCCATGTTCTTGGCAAAGCAGATGCCAGAGTGGCCAAAGACTGGAAACGCAAATGGGGGTTTTCTCCGGTGCTCATGGAGACCTTTGTGGACCCGGCGCATTACCCGGGCACCTGCTATCTTGCCGCCAATTGGAAATATATCGGCATGACCACGGGAAAAGGACGTGTTCGAAACCATGCATCCTATAAAACCAGCCCTAAAAAGATTTTTGTGCACCCGTTGACCCGCCAGTTTTCCACCCGGCTTTGCCTGGGCCTGGACACCCCCCGCCCTGATCTGCCGTTTGCCGGACACAGGGCTTAG